One window of Pleurodeles waltl isolate 20211129_DDA chromosome 3_1, aPleWal1.hap1.20221129, whole genome shotgun sequence genomic DNA carries:
- the SMIM12 gene encoding small integral membrane protein 12: MLPVVWAVVRTYAPYVTFPVAFVVGAIGYHLEWFIRKDMPLPKEEKSILEQREDRKLQETTGQDLTQVLSLKEKLEFTPKAVLNRNRPEKS, encoded by the coding sequence ATGCTGCCTGTGGTGTGGGCCGTGGTCCGGACCTACGCCCCATACGTAACGTTCCCTGTGGCGTTTGTAGTTGGGGCTATTGGCTACCACCTAGAGTGGTTCATCCGCAAGGACATGCCGCTGCCCAAGGAAGAGAAGAGCATCCTGGAGCAGCGGGAGGATCGTAAGCTGCAGGAGACTACCGGCCAGGACCTTACACAAGTCCTCAGTCTGAAAGAGAAGTTGGAGTTCACACCCAAGGCCGTGCTGAATCGTAACCGCCCAGAGAAAAGCTGA